One Coccinella septempunctata chromosome 8, icCocSept1.1, whole genome shotgun sequence genomic window carries:
- the LOC123318211 gene encoding 60S ribosomal protein L30-like, whose amino-acid sequence MGASKKQKKAIESINSRLALVMKSGKYCLGYKQTLKTLRQGKAKLVIISNNTPPLRKGEIEYYAMLAKTGVHHYTGNNIELGTACGKYFRVCTLSITDAGDSDIIKSLPTGDGGAQ is encoded by the coding sequence ATGGGTGCAAGCAAGAAACAGAAAAAGGCGATCGAAAGCATCAACAGCAGGCTGGCCCTAGTGATGAAATCCGGAAAATACTGCCTGGGCTACAAGCAGACTTTGAAGACGTTGAGGCAAGGAAAAGCCAAACTGGTAATCATTAGTAACAATACACCACCCCTAAGGAAAGGTGAAATAGAATACTATGCAATGTTAGCCAAGACTGGTGTCCACCATTACACTGGGAACAATATTGAATTAGGAACAGCTTGTGGAAAGTACTTCAGGGTTTGTACGCTGTCCATAACAGATGCAGGAGATTCTGATATCATAAAATCATTACCGACAGGAGATGGTGGAGCTCAATAA